A window of Glycine soja cultivar W05 chromosome 13, ASM419377v2, whole genome shotgun sequence genomic DNA:
ttatatatatatttttggtttgaCTTCGGTAGTGTAAAAGGAATATTCCGAAAAATTTTCGCAGGTGCATTTTGTGATAGAGATTTTCTGCGGTTCATTTATTACAGTGACAGAGTGTGTCATCTTCTCAGAAATTCTTTCTGAGCAAATAACAATCTTATGTTATGTTATGCTATGTGTTTGTGTGTATGCTCAGTGTTGACGTGTTAtgttttgcttttttattttttttggatactattatttatttatttttaattttaatttttttgggaaGGGAATTTCTGTTGAATTAAATTGGTTGGTTATTTGTCTGTGTGGATTGCGGTTCGCGTTTCTTTGCCAATGGTGGTGGAAACGTTGCCGTTTGGGGGATTGGATTTGGGGCCTGGTGGTTTGGTGTGAGCATTAATGGCGCGTTCTTTGCGTCCCAATTTTAGGGTGGGCCAGTGTTGTGGGCCTCTAAATTTGCCTTTGAATCTATGATATGTGGCTTTAATTCATGGATTTTGTTAACGTCAGCACTTATGTTAGAACGGTATAGTGAAATTTTAGTAAGTGTTGAGTTTAATATGCATGCAGTCCTCTTTCGTGTAGACTGTGAATTAATCAGCAATTAAGTTTATTatgacttaaaaaatatataataaaaattaataaatttatcatgtcCGTTTAGTAATTGGGTGAGTACATGTTTATTCACAATTGTTCTGTTTCCTAATgataacttttcatttttagttggTTAAACTAACTGAATTTATTGCTAGTGCCACAAAATGTATAGCAGTCAAGGTGTTGACTTAAACTACTGTCACTGAATGAGTTGTTTCAGCAAACTTTGTCCTTGATCCCTTctggcttctttttttttgaaacgtaattttttagtttttgtgatttgtgttgtttgaaaaatgttaaaaggTACACTATTTTTTGGGTGTATGGATAGAAGGAAGAGATAGATAGACAAAAAAATTGAGGGAAAAAAAGAACGAGAAACTGTTATATGTGAGAAATGCAGAGAGACTTGAGAAGTAAAATGGGTGAAAGTGAGTTATAAGAGAAGTTGAAAGTGGGATTTTCCTTTTTAGTTTATCGGAGACAATTCCATTCTTTCACGAGGTTGACAAATGTGATTTCAGTTTGGCTGTGAGATGCCATTGGCTATTATAGTATATAACAGAATTTACTAAATGACACATGCCCACCTAATTTGGTACTTTTCAAGGACAATTCAATTCACACATTGTGTGCCTGTTTAAACAGGAAAATATATGCCAATCAGGGTTAGCTAAACTGGTAGGAATGAAatgtaaaaatgaaaatggtTTAAGTACCTATGTAAGCTGTCTACTGAGACTTGTGGCATGCCTAGATTGTAAAATAGTGCACCCTCACTTCCCACATAAAACTGTTTGgtaccaaaaaatgaaaatctttgCATTTGGAGAAGATCCAGGGGTCTTGCTGTTTACGACGTTGTGTTTTTTAGTAATGCCAAATGTATGGCAGGCAATTCATAATACAACTCTCAAAATTGCAAAACAATTCATTAGGTTTATGCATGTTGAATTGGTTATTTCTAATTTCAAATATTTGGATTTTGGCATGTTAGGCTCCTCAGTCCTGCCTAACTTGTTTCTCCAAACTTCTCCACTTGAGTTTGAATGTTATTAAAGTTTATAAGATTTTGTTAGGTTGATATTTCTGTATGGATTGGAGATCTTTGATGATGTGCAACCAGTGGTCCTGTGCACTCAGTTATTAATATCCCTTGGATAGGAAAACACACTAAATCTACTTTATCCAAGATACTGAAAATTTCATTACAGATTAACGTAAGACGTAAAATTTGCTACTAAACAAACATTTTGAAGCCTTTAATAAGGACATGAATCTGAAAATGTGGAATGAAAACCCATTTGCCTGACTATTGCTTTTTGAAGGATTGGTATAATAATCAACAGTCAACACAATGGTTTTAAGTATGATATTTTCCATCTTCTTGTAACTGGGGTAGTTTGTATTGCAGATTGCTATGTTGAAAAACTCATGTAGAATCGCACTCAAGGAATTGAAACATTGGATGACTCCTGAAAAGGTATACATTATGTGAATTTCATTGCTGACATTGTTTGGTACTTTTGATTTATCACATGAATTTCCCTTTTATTGCAGGTCAAAACTTCAATCGCAACTTTTCCTTCTTCAGCTGAAATAGTATCTGAACCACTGGGGGTTGTGTTAGTCATCTCTGCATGGAACTACCCATTCTGTATGTTAATATTTAGTTGGTATTGTTTCACATACTTTTGAGCTGACATCTCACCTTTTTCTTTCCTCCAATCTCTGCAAAATCTATATTACATTCTCTGTCTATCTTTCCAGTGTTGTCACTTGATCCAGTCGTTGGAGCTATTGCAGCTGGTAATGCTGTTGTTTTAAAACCATCAGAAATTGCTCCTGCCACATCATCACTGCTGGCAAAGCTTATCGGAGACTACTTGGATAACTCATGTATTAGAGTTGTTGAGGGAGCAGTTGATGAAACATCTGCATTACTGCAGCAAAAGTGGGACAAAATTTTCTATACAGGTTCTTGTTTGTCACTCTTCTGTTTTCTTGGTGGTTCTGAATCCTGAAATGACATtgacaattttcctttcttttatatatagtgGCATGTTAACAAGTACACTGTGTAACATACATTTTTTAACAGTCTTTATTATTTGGTGAAATTTCTGTGAGTTCCACTAAATGATGCAGGTCCCCCATGGATTTCACCCGATAATGAAAATGTTTTGAAATGAGAATTTTGATATTCCTTTTGGATAATTATATTCATATAAGTGCATTATTTCAcctgacaaaaataaaaagaagtaaaagtataaaaatatttttctcattcaAGTTATATTCATAATTCCTAACTTAAGGATCACAATTAACCAAGTTATGTCGGCAAACTTTTCTGTTAGGATACCTTATTCcgtatgattttgattttgtttttggttgctGAAGATGTCAGTTTAAGTATAACATTTGTTCTTTAAATTCCTAAAAATTGACAGGCGTGCTACAAAAACTTGAATGTGGATTTTTTTCATTGTTAGCCGTTGGATGGTTTGCCACATGCTATTCTTAATGACATAATACATGTCCAATATTGCTTGTTTCTATAACCTTAATATGTCTGTTAAGCATGAATATCTATATTCTGTTTTAGTTTGGTGGATAACAAGGGAagcatttaactttttaatcattaatataGGATTGTGCAGATTATGTTTATACTTTGTAGGCTTCATAGGCATCTAATCTTGGaatgcttctttcttttctattatttgGAATAGAAAATACTTCATTCTAAATAATGATTGGCAAGGTTGGTATGGATTGACGATTATAATACAGCTTGAATACATCTGGGATGTTACTGTTATTGGTCCTGGAAATAGTTCATGCAGATTACAATTTTGAGCAGTATCTCTTACTCATGAAGTATCTTTAGAGGCATATAGCCATATAGCTTGCTGAATCACATGATTCACATCATTACTCAGGTTCAGGCATGATATTTACTTGGGAAAGCAGGATAGGAATTTGTTGAGCAACATAGGTGTCTCAGTGGATGATAAGATAATTTAAGTATAAAGCTTTTGAAAAGCTGTATCTAATTGATACGTGACAGGAAATTTGTATGAGATCATCGCTTATAGGTAGTATGGCACCTGACAGTGCTCCAAACAATATATGCTGTAGGATAATTGATGATTAGGGATATGTTAGTCTTGAGTCTCTTGAGTCTTGGCCATTATTGTATTAAGTTTTAAGGAAGACAAGGAATAAGGTTATTGTCTTAATCTATGTTCAATGGTTGTGAGTTGTGACCAAATGCCCTTGTACTTGTTTTGGACTTTCAGTTGTATTGACTGTACTTCTATATGTTCCATATTGTTAAGACTCTTAGTGTCAGTCTTATATAAGAAATCTAGTTTGTTATAAATATACAAGGATCTGATGCTGGATTTTCTTGAATGCTTGTTTTATTACAATGATACCCAGGTCTGATAATATTCTTTACCTAAGTAACTGTTGGATTTTTAGGTAATGGACGAGTGGCACGCATTGTGATGGCTGCTGCTTCAAAACACCTAACACCAGTTGTGCTGGAGCTTGGAGGAAAATCTCCAGTTGTTGTTGATTCAAATATCAATTTAAAGGTATACCTTTGTCctgttttattttcatcaattaCTTTCCATCACTGATCTCTTGCAATCTCACTTTTAAGATTAAAttagtttgaatttgaattggcAAGGTAGCAACAAGACGAATAATTGCAGGAAAGTGGGGTTCTAATAATGGGCAAGCCTGCATTTCTCCAGATTATATTATAACAACTAAAGACTATGCTCCCAAGTTGGTAATAAATTTTTTCCTAAGTGTTATTAGAATTCTAAATTTGTTGGTTTGTTcagtgtttgtttccttctatTTCTAGGTGGATGCGCTAAAGACTGAATTGGAGAAATTTTATGGAAAGAACCCATTGGAATCAAAAGATTTGTCCCGTGTTGTGAACTCCAACCACTTTAATCGGTTGACAAAGCTCTTGGATGATGATAAGGTTTCTGGTAAGATTGTTTATGGAGGCCAAAAGGATGAAAACAAATTGTAAGTTCTGTATATGCTTTTGGGGGTACTTATTGATGAAATCTTGATTTAGTGAAATACAATAAGATCTTGACCCTagtatttctttttctcaatttcAGGAAGATTAGCCCCACTGTTCTATTGGATGTCCCACGGGACTCTTTGATTATGAATGAGGAGATATTTGGTCCTTTACTTCCCATCCTCACGGTAGGAGTTAAGACACCATTATACCACAATAACTGTTTTTTGTGAGATTTTCTTCAAAATCTCATTGGTTGCTTGCTGTTACAGTAATGAGTACTATATTGAAACaagatatatataacttttatggtcatgccCTGTGGGGAGAATTTCAATTATGTCACGTgcaaaaatcatcaaaataaacagcTGCTAATATTTTGTATACATTTGAAGATCATGAAGCCAATTGTTAAATCAACCTTTCTGGTGATTGTAAATTGTAAAATGTTTATCGATAAATTAAAGCCACATCAAtcaaaatgtttcatttttatttttatcttttttcatttgCTTGAAACAGGTTGACAAACTAGAAGAAAGCTTTGACGTGATCAATTCAGGACCCAAGCCTCTCGCTgcatatatatttacaaataacAAGAAGCTCAAGGAGCAATTTGTTATGACTATTTCAGCTGGTGGTTTGGTTGTTAATGACACTACTTTACATGTAATTTCTAGTCTACTCTTGAATCTCTGAACCTGTGTTGTGTACCTCTGATTCTTATATGCAAACAAAACAACAGTATATATAGGTGATCACTAAAATATGCTTcaagactaaaattaaattttgactaAAGGCCATGTGATAAATTGTATTATTGtacaagattaaaattaaagaaatcgtgaaaataatttcttattgttTTTTCAGGTTTCATTTCTATAGTAAGGAGCatctattaaataaaatgtgttgTTTGCTCCCCATGCATTTGTTTTTATTGGTTCATATTGAAACGAGTTTCTTCAGATTAAATGTAGTTTTTCTGTCTATAGATGctcacaattttatttaatgttttgaaATAATTTCAAGTGTGAACACTATTCACCCGTGTTTCTATTTTCCATCTTTTTTGCCTGGTGCAGCTTGCAGTTCATACTTTACCATTTGGTGGAGTT
This region includes:
- the LOC114380766 gene encoding aldehyde dehydrogenase family 3 member H1-like isoform X2 produces the protein MARSLRPNFRIAMLKNSCRIALKELKHWMTPEKVKTSIATFPSSAEIVSEPLGVVLVISAWNYPFLLSLDPVVGAIAAGNAVVLKPSEIAPATSSLLAKLIGDYLDNSCIRVVEGAVDETSALLQQKWDKIFYTGNGRVARIVMAAASKHLTPVVLELGGKSPVVVDSNINLKVATRRIIAGKWGSNNGQACISPDYIITTKDYAPKLVDALKTELEKFYGKNPLESKDLSRVVNSNHFNRLTKLLDDDKVSGKIVYGGQKDENKLKISPTVLLDVPRDSLIMNEEIFGPLLPILTVDKLEESFDVINSGPKPLAAYIFTNNKKLKEQFVMTISAGGLVVNDTTLHLAVHTLPFGGVGESGVGAYHGKFSFEAFSHKKAVLYRKFIGDAPVRYPPYTNTKMRLLKAIIGGGIHGIVRALFGW
- the LOC114380766 gene encoding aldehyde dehydrogenase family 3 member H1-like isoform X1: MSSTPQDSVKTTASAKNTAFDAEAASRLVNELRRNFASNKTRSYEWRLSQLNALEKLVVVHEQEIVDALRNDLGKPPLETVAYEIAMLKNSCRIALKELKHWMTPEKVKTSIATFPSSAEIVSEPLGVVLVISAWNYPFLLSLDPVVGAIAAGNAVVLKPSEIAPATSSLLAKLIGDYLDNSCIRVVEGAVDETSALLQQKWDKIFYTGNGRVARIVMAAASKHLTPVVLELGGKSPVVVDSNINLKVATRRIIAGKWGSNNGQACISPDYIITTKDYAPKLVDALKTELEKFYGKNPLESKDLSRVVNSNHFNRLTKLLDDDKVSGKIVYGGQKDENKLKISPTVLLDVPRDSLIMNEEIFGPLLPILTVDKLEESFDVINSGPKPLAAYIFTNNKKLKEQFVMTISAGGLVVNDTTLHLAVHTLPFGGVGESGVGAYHGKFSFEAFSHKKAVLYRKFIGDAPVRYPPYTNTKMRLLKAIIGGGIHGIVRALFGW